Genomic window (Canis lupus dingo isolate Sandy chromosome 6, ASM325472v2, whole genome shotgun sequence):
AGTGCGCACGAGCCAAGCTCCTTTGCTGTGTGTACTGCTTTATCGGTCTGTTTCTGGTTTATAGATctatgccccacccccaccccagctcctgggtggcttTGGAACCTGGGAGTAAGGCCTTGACCACTTCATCACCAGGTGAGTCCAGCCCCCTACCTGGCAGAAGGGGGGTCAGGGAATGTGTGCTAAGAATGGGTGTGGGTGGGACTCACGGTGATCCTTGCATTTCAGGGGGTCAGATGGTGGTACCAAGAGGAGATGGAGGCATCCCCAAAGTCCACCCGGCTGTCGTCGCAGGTGCTATGGGAAAACATGGTGGCCTACCTTGGCCCTGCAGCCCTCAGACCTCTTTGCAAAGGTAACTGGCACCCCTACTCTATGTTGGCAGGAAACCTTGTCCCAGCCCTCCCAGGACCCAGAAGTCCCAGCCCCTAAACCACACGTCCAATGAGTCCTTGCACCGTTTTTCCCCAGGTCGGGAGTTCCAACTCccatctttcttatttctctaggACCAGGCAGcaaggcccccaggccccccagacTCGGGAGTCCTGGTGCCAGCCAGGGGTGTATGGGAGCCAGCCAGTAAGTACTAGCTGACAAAAGCCATAGTACACATCTCTGCCCAACTTCATGTTCCATAAGGTCATGTCCGTAGCTTGAAGTCAGCCATGCAGGGAGTCCTATACCTCGATATTGCCAAGTCAACAATCGgggctttctttttccccctgaaaGCCTGCTATTAAAAACCAGCACACCACTGTTCCTTCCAGCCTTCCGTGTGCCCCGCCCACCAGGCcaggaggccccccccccccccccccccccccccccccccccgtaccagccccagggagccctgggagTCTAGAGACTCCCCACCAGCCACAAGGCCATGGCCGGGGCAGCCCCACACATGTCCCGGCTGCCGGCCCTGAATCCTCCAGTCCTCTGTCCTTGGACGGGAGCATGGAGTCCAGCCTCGAGTCCAGTTCAGAACCACACAGGCCAAGGCCTCAGCGAGGGAATCTGCATAAGAGCATGCACCCCAAAGTCACACTGCTGTGGTTCCCATTCAAGTTCTGCCCAGTGAGCCCCAGCAAGTTAGGGCACCCCCTAGCCTCGGCTTCcgcacctgtaaaatggggatcatagtTCCTGCTTCATTAGGATGTTGTAAAAGTAAAGTAGTTGTGTCTATAAAAGAGCTTCCTTAGCAGGGTGCTTAATATGTTCTATTCGTCCCTGTCGTTCTCATGCTGTCCGATTCCGCAGggcagtgggggggagggggcgaaGTCTGTGCCCCGCGCGGGGTTCGCACCCTGCAGGCGCTCAGTCCACGGGGCGTGGCTTCCGACCGCAGCAGGTCGGTGGGTGCGGGGGAGCCCGCGGGAGGCCGCAGGCCGCAGCCCGGCCATTCGGGCCGCCAGGGGGCGCCCCAGTCCCGCCCGCGGCACCGCCCCCTCACCTGCGCCGGCCCGGCACCTGGCACCGCCTCCGGAAGAGGGGATTGGGGACCGCGGGGACCTTGGagggagcgcggcggcggcgggtgaGAGCCTGGGGGGCGCCCCGGGCTGGCAGGGTCGGGGCGCGGGCGCCGGGGCACGGGGAGGCCCGGCCTGACTCCTGGGCCCCGCcagcgggggcggcggcgggaagGCGGTGGTCGCTGCGCTTCAGGCgcgggggggctgggggctgggggctgaggggtCGAGGAGCTGGAGGCCCAGATGCCTGGGTCGGGGTGCCCACCGGCAGCTCGGTGCCGGAGGCGGGGGACAGGGGTCGCCCCCGGGACTCCGGAGCGGGTGGGGTCCACAGGGGCCGCGTCAGGGAGACTCGGGGTCCCCGCTGGGCTGGGACTACCCGGACCACGGGTCCCGCGGGTAGGGCTGGGCTCGGACACCTGGAGAGGcgagaggaggagggacaggtgtgtgcgtgtgtgtagggAGTGGGGGGCTTCCAGAGGGCTGGAGGGGGGCCCTGCCCTGGAAGTCTGCTGTGTGGTCTCCCCCTGAGACCCTGGACCGCTGGGCCCTGAGCAGCCCCCGGAGAGTGCCACCAGGCTGCCGTCCCCCGGGGCGGGCCGGGAAGTAAACAGAAACCTGGAGTGGCCGGGCAGCACTCTGCTGGCACAACCTGTtacctggccctgccctgggcctgccaCCTGGGCCCCGGAAAACTGGGGCCAACACTCCAGAATGGGAGGACCGGTTCTGCCCACCTGCGTTCCCAAGGCCGGTATtcttgggaggggaaggggctgcgCTCATCTGAGTCCTGAGTCCCTGAGAACTTGGTTTCTAGGAAGAGTTTCCCTGCTGCTAAGGAGCTGGGAGCCAGAACAGCTGAGGCGTGGGAAGTGGGGGGGCACTCTCAGCACGGTGACCTGAGGTCCTGGGGCACCGGGGCACAGTTACCTGGGGGCAGAGGATGTCTGCCAAAGGCAGCTCGTTTCCTTGtgctccctgcctcagtttaccccgGGGACATTAACGGAGCTGGGTGGCCAAGATACAGATCATTAACCCTTCGTGGCCCAGGGAAGCCCTGGCTGCAGGACGGAGAGGGCCAGGTCTTGACCAGCAGGGGGCAGGTCCCCCTGGCTGCAGAGTAGAGTGTGCTGTAGCTACCTGTCCCCACTGACCCACCTGTGCCCACAGACGCTGCAGGTGCCATGAGCTCCCCCCAAGGACCAAGCTTCCTGTCGGGGCTGCTCTCAGGAGGTGCCTCCCCCAGTGGCAATGAGGGCTTCTTCCCCTTTGTGCTGGAAAGGAGGGACTCCTTCCTGGGAGGGGGCCCAGGGCCAGAGGAGCCTGAGGACCTGGCCCTACAGctgcagcagaaggagaaggatgtGCTGTTGGCCGCGGAGCTTGGCAAGATGCTTCTGGAGCGCAATGAGGAGCTACAGCGGCAGCTGGAGACACTGAGCACCCAGCACGCTGAGCGTGAGGAAGTGAGCTGGCTGCAGGGGCAGGGccgggcgggggtgcggggagcAGGCTGTGGACAGGGAGGAGGCTCCTGGccggtgggcagggggaggacagCCAGGCAGGGGGAGGACGGCCAGGCCGGGAATGCCTGCAACCACGTTCAGGACTGGACTGTCTTCCCGGGAGTATTCTCCGTGGTGTAGGACATGGGCTCTGAGGTCAAGTCCAGATGTGGGTTCAGACTctgcctggctgtgtgaccctgggcaagccaCCGGCCTTCTGTGAATCCTGGGTCTGGCTCCTCAGCAGGATGGCAGAACCCCAGCCAGCAGTTACTGAACACCCGCCCTGCCTGGCTCTGGGTGAAGCCCTTTCCATGCATTACCTCCACCGCCTCTCACCTAATCCTGTGATGTAGGAAGAAATCCCCCCTCTGCCCAGGCTGTCCTCAGCCACAAAGTTATTCTGGGGGGTCACATCTGGCCCCCTAAACACCCCGGGCACCACTGATTCCAGCATCCAGGTAGCCCCAACCACTGTCCCGAGATGGGCCTGGGGAGCTTAtgccccacaccccctccccaggccacctAATGGGCATCTCAACATAAGCTGCAATCTTGATTCTCTGCCCCCATCACGTGTGGTCCTCATCCTGGCTTCCCACCTCAGGACCAGAGCCCGAGCAGCTCATGACCTCGCTTCTCCCGCGTGTGCAAGCGCTGTGGATCTTGCCTCTaaactagattcttttttttttttttaatttatttattcatgagagacacggggtgggaggcagagacacagggagaagcagactccacacagggagcccgatgtgcaactcgatcccgggtctccaggatcacgccctgagctgaaggcagcactaaacccctgagccacccgggctgcccctaaactAGATTCTTAATCCTCCCACTTCTCATGGTCTCTCCAGCTACCAAGCTAGCCGCAGCCAACATTGACCCAGCCCCGCAGCCGCCTCCATAATTGTCCCCCCCTTCCACTCTCTGCCCCCTGGAGCCCATTCTCCGTGCTCCATTCTAAGGCAGCCAGAAGGATCTCCAAAAATTGCAAATATGATCACTTCGGTCCTTGCCTAAAATCTCCCGGCAGCTCCCCATCACATTTACAATGACACTGAGACTCTTCATCAAGGCCTGACAGTCCCCAAGTGCGGCCTCGGCTGCTGCGCCACTGTCCTCCCACAGGACCTCTTTGCAGGGCCTTGAGTAACCTGCGTGTTTTCTCAGGATCTTTGCACTTGCCATTCCTCGGTGTAGTCCTCTTCTTTCCTGTGCTTTAGGTGTGAATTCGAACATTGCTTCTCTTTAAAGGACCCCAACCTACCCCTGTCCGTTTGCCTGTGACTCTCTAGACTCAGCTGCTGGAGGCAGGGAGCTTGGTGGTCTCACTGACTGCAGATAGCCAGACCCCACAACAGGAGGAGCTCAGGAAACACTGGGCGGGTGGCTACATGGCTGGAACCTGGAGACATTAGGGGAGTTGTCTAACCACAAAGCAGCAGCAGAGCGGGGTACCGTCCAGGACAATTGGATCCTGACCCTGGGGAGTCCAATCCTAGAGCTGTGTTGCTCCCCGATATTTGCTTAAGAGTTTGGCCACCTGGGTTGGAATCCCTGCCTCACTAATTtactgtgtgtccttgggcagggccttcaacctctctgagccccaggctcttcatatataaaataagcacATTAACGATTCTAACTGTGgttgattaaatgaaatgataccAGGAAAACAGTAACAACTGGCCCAGCAGGAGCGCCTGCTAATAATTGCAGCAGCGATATGGTCAGTACCACCTTCCTGCTTTGAGAGTTTATGGGGGCAGGGGCCGAAGCTGCCCCCCCACTTGCCGCCTCCCCAAGCGGGGGACCTGGGTGTGCCAAGAGCGTCCCCCTGCTGGTTGGACAGGTTTTGGAGAGGGCATGCAGAGGCACGGAGCCCAGGCGGGGCTGGCCAGGGTTAATTAGAGGGAGCTGGCCAAGAGGcgctgggggtgaggggctgaGCAGAGGCTGAACCTCCAGAGCCCCTGGAGCATCGGTGTGCGAGGCCATGGGCCGGGGCTTCCATTCTGCCAGACTCAGACGCCAAAAACGGCGCCTGCGATCTCGGCTCCAGAAGCCCAGGCAGCAGCCAGAGGTGAGTGGGCATCGGGGAGCCCCGCTCCACTCCGGTCCCGGTCAGCTCCTCCTGACCTGGAAACCCACCTCCCCGAGACTCTGCCttaggctccctgcctgctcctcCAGCTGGCTTCCCTGCATGGCGTGTCTGCGTGTCTCGGCCCGCTCGGACGCCCTCTGGGTCCGCGTGCTTACTGCCTCACCTCCCTGTCCCTGACTCTGTGTTGCGGCCCCACAGCGGCTGCAGCAGGAGAACCATGAGCTCCGCCAGGGCCTGGCAGCCCGGGGAGCCGAGTGGGAGGCCAGAGCGGTGGAGCTGGAGGGGGACGTGGAGGCCCTGCGGGCCCAGCTCGGGGAGCAGCGTTCAGAGCAGCAGGACAGCGGGCGTGAGCGGGCACGGGCCCTCACTGAACTCAGCGAGCAGAACCTCCGGCTCAGCCAGCAGCTCGCCCAGGTGGGAGCATGCTGACCCCACATCCCCAGGCAGGACCAGGGCAGATGGCTGTGTCCCCGTGTGGGGGTGGGTGCACTGGGCTTGGTGGTAAGGCTTGGACCAGCGAGGCCTCCCCCGCCTTCCCCTCTACAGGCCTCCCAGACTGAGCAGGAACTTCAGAGGGAACTGGATGGCCTTCGGGGGCAGTGCCAGGCTCAGGTCCTGGCAGGAGCAGAGCTGAGGATGCGGCTGGAGAGTCTGCAAGGGGAGGTGAGtcccagctggggctgggggccgtCTGGGGCTGGCCCAGCACTTCCCCTCCAGCCCTGAGGTCTTTCCCCAGAACCAGATGCTGCAGAGCCGCCGGCAGGACCTGGAGGCCCAGATCCGGGACCTGCGCGAGGAGGTGGAGAAGGGCCAGGGCAGGCTACAGGCAACCCATGaagagctgctgctgctgaggcGCGAGAAGCGAGAGCATAGCCTGGAGGTGACCAGTGGGGCTGGGCGGGGTGGGTGCATCTGACCAGGGCATTGACCACTGCCTCAGGGCTTCCTGGGAGATGAGGCCAAGCTGGATCACTGGGAGCCCCAGAAGCTGGGCCAGGAGAGCCTGGGCATTAGCCAAAGGGCAAGTGGGAGCCTCAGAAGGGTATTGAGCAGGGGTGGTATGCTTTTAGAGGGCATCAGAGCCTGGCACTTGGGAGGCCAGGGCGGAGGCTGGGGCCAGAGATGACCGGGACTTGGACTAGGTCTGGGGCAGTGGAGATGAGCAAAAGGAAATGACAAGAGGCAGCATGGGCCGATGTTCGAGGTCTTTGTGGTCAAATAATATGGGCTCTTATCCCAACACCCCTTCTTACTATTGTGGGAcgcccagcctcagtttccttgtctgcgAGATGGGATGGGAATGGTAGAGCGCCGCGGTGAGGGTGAGACACGAGTAGGGCGCTGGATGACCCATTAACGATTTGGGCCAACAGGtcgggggaaggggagggactcTGCCAGGTGACCTGatggggcggggctggagggagggtgaTGGGAAAATTTAAAGCGAGGGCACCTGTCCGCAccctactttatagatgaggaaattggtaTCCGCCAGGGGCAACTGCGCGCCCAAGGCCGCCGGCCGTCGGCCGTCCAGAGAGGAGCCAGCTGCTGGGGCGCCACGGCGCGCGGGCTGCCCGGCTCTCGGTGGCGCGCCGGCGCCCCCAGCAGGTCGAGGCGGGATGAGGCCGCCGGGCGCACGGGGCGGACTGCGCATGCTCCTGTCCGCCTGTCTGTCCCTCCGCAGCTGGAGCGCGCGCGCTGCGAGGCGGGGGAGGCGTTGAGAGCGCTGCGGGGGCTGCAGAGGCGCGTCTCGGAGCTGGAGGAGGAGTCGCGCCTTCGGGACGCCGACTTGTCGGGAGCCTCACTGCAGTCGGAGCTGGCTCACAGCCTCGACAGCGGCCAGGACCCGAAGGCTGACGCCCGCGGAGCTGCCCCGGTGAGCtggcgccccccggcccccgtgCCCTGCAGACTCCGCCGCGCCCCCTTCGCGCAGGAGGTCCGACACCTCGCTGACCCATCCCTTTGGTCAACAGAACACTCCGTCCCCCGAGATCCAAGAAGCGTTCAGCCACCAGCCTTCGCCCCAAGAGGAGAGCTTGGAGCCTCCCAAGAAGCGAGCATCCCTGAGGCCAGGGGATATACTAGAGGAGAAGGAGGCCGAAGTGGCCGGGCTTCAGGATGAGGTGTGGGAGTGGGAGCATAGCGCTGGACGCGGAGCCCATTCCAACGCCAGTTTCTCTTGCCCATCTACACCTCTGAGCCTGCGCCCCTCTACCTGGATCTATCTTCATCCCAACAAACCTGTAGTCATGCTTCAAGAGCTGGCCGTAcgccacctcttccaggaagacttcctggaCCACATTCCCCTCCTTGGTCCCACCTCCTAGTGCTTCCACCAGCATCCTTTCTGCAGACTTACACCACCCAACCGACCCTGCCCCACCTCACCCTGCgccagcccgggggctcagcttGGTCTCCAGCACAGGCTGCGGCTGCGGGGAGGGTCTGTGGGGCTGGCGGAGGGCCTGGCTGCCCCTCCTCACCTTTCCCTGCCCACAGGTCGCGCTGCAGCGGGCAGAGCTACAGTCTCTGCGGGAGGAGCTGCAAAGGCAGAAGGAGCTGCGGACGCATGGCGACCCCGACGAGGCCCTCAGCGGCGCCCTCTCGGACCGGGACGAAGCTGTGAACAAGTGAGCCTCTCCACCGTCCACCCCGGCCTCCGCACCCACCAGCGGCCCTCCGACCCTGTTTTCGGTGTTAGCCGCACCGCTCCCGTCCGGGTCCGGCAGCTCCCGCCACCCCCGGGcccactctctgcccctcttgcccGCAGGGCGCTGGAACTGTCCCTGGAGCTCGGCCGCGTCTCTCTGGAGCGGGACTCGCTCTCCCGGGAGCTGCTTCGCACTATCCGCCAGAAGGTGGCGCTGACGCAAGAGCTGGAGGCCTGGCaggtgaggggcggggccggcgggggcggggccggggccggcgtcTGGGAGGCGCGGCCGACACGTGGCCACGCGGACCGACTGAGCCGCCCGCCCGCAGGACGACATGCAGGTGGTGATCGGCCAGCAGCTGCGCTCCCAACGACAGAAGGAGCTAAGTGCGGCGGGAGCCGtcccgcgccgcgccgccccgcgctTCTCGCTGCGCCTGGGTCCTGGGCCCGCCGGCGGCTTCCTAAGCAACCTCTTCCGAAGGACCTGAAGGCCGGGCCATGGGGGCCGCCGGTGCCTTCTGGCTTCCTTTCCTCTAATGGTCCTGAGCGTCTTCCAGAGGGGCCTggtgccctccccaccccgggaAGCTGGGCAAAGGCTCGTTGGGAGCAGGGACCAGCTTTGGGGGCCAAGGGCCCCAGGTAGGTGGCGGGGCAGGTGAGGCAGAGCTGAGTTTTGAATCTCTATAGGTCTATATTTTCTAAGGGCCTGGCGCGCTGCAGGGCAGGGATGAGGGTGGGTATTTATGTATCAAGATCAAAcagagtaatatataaaaatcatgacACCAACTCAGCCTCCATTCTTGAGAAGAACATGCATGGAACAATAGcctaaaaatttacttatttaataaaataaaaaaaagcaatctaAATCCCTGGGATGATGGAAGGGGTGTTGCCAGAGgtcagaaggacagggagaaggcGCGGTAGCCGAGATTGGTGAAAACATCCACTCGGGAGCTGTTACCTGCGGCTGTCAGGACCTGGAAGCAGGAGGGCAGTGGCTGGCATGTCCACACACACGTGCCCTACCCCCCCCCATGGACCCCCCACAGCCCCTTGCAGGACCCACCTTGCACTCGGGTGCTGCTGGCTGCTGGTTGAGACTAAGGCTAAGCAGCCCTGGGGAGGAGCCAGGCACCTGCGCCttgagctccccactcagctgcCACTGGTTGACACAGCGGCCCTGGCCAGCTGACAGAatctggagggcagggagggagtcgGGAGTCAGGATTGGAGAGGGATACTGGGCAAAGGTGGCAGAAGCAAGACAGAGGGCCTCACCAGGTCCTGGTAGAAGGTAACATGTTTCTGTGGCACCCGTATGGGGAAAATAGTCGTGGGTGTGGAGGATCGGAGGTGCCAGAGGGTGAGCGCTGGGCCTCCTCCGCAGACCTGGGCAGAAAGGTGGGGGGCCCCAACCACTGTGAGCATAGTCCCTCAGTTGGCAGGGCCCGGAGTGGTCACCCATTCTGCACCTTGCCCCGCTTACCATCCAGTCTGAGTCAGTTGCCAAACAGCTGATCCAACGCCCATTGTGTGGCCTCGAGCACTCCTAGGggtgaggaggagaagagaggaggagatgaAGACACAGGGGATGCCCAGGGCGGTGAAAGGGAGGACGGGGCCTGGTACGTGCCCTCACCTCATGCTTATATACCTCGATGGTCTGGACTTCCTTGGCTGTGCGGAGGTCTGTGCGGGAAGAACCATGAGAAGCATCCTGCTCGCCCCAGTCTCCGTTGCCATGTTTCCCTCCAACCGGACACTACGCTAACCTACCCCAAAGTCGCACAGCTCCATCCTCTCCACCTGACAGCACCTCGGGACTCCGCTCCCGCAGCGCCAGGCAGTGGACATAGTCTGTGTGGCCCCGGAGGGCCCGCTGCAAGAGGAAGCCCAGTGTCAGGAGATCCAGGAAGAATGACCCTACGACCATCCAGCCCTGACCACCCCAGCTCCATGGCCTTCTCACTGTGAAGGTCCCAGTCTCAAGGTCCATTGTATGCAACTGACAGTCTCCCCCTGCCAGGATGAGAGAATTCTCCTGCAGAAGAGGGAAGGGTGGAATCGCAAGTCAGCATCAAATCAggacagggagaggaaaaaggcTTTAAGTTTGGGCAGGGCAGAGCCCCGGTACAAAGGGCTCAGACCTTGGGGACGAGAAGCAAAGCATTGATCTCAGGCACTTCTAGGCTGGTCCTGGGAGAGAGAAAACGAGGTGAGCTCTGGTGAGGCAGTCCCTTCACCCCCAAGTACCTTCTACCCATTACCCACATGGCTCTCACTCACCTGTATGGGGGCTGACGCCGCCACAGCTCCTTACAACCCTTGGTGGAGGGAAATGCTACATGAGGTCAGAGGCTCTCTGGGACCAGGCACCCCAGCCCATCCCCCAATTCCACACTCCTTACCTTCTTGAGGATCTCTGCCCAAAGCCAGGCCTTCACTTCCCCATCCCCAGCACTGAGCAGATGTCGATCTGTGGAGACCATGCTGTAGACCGGTCCATCATGGGCTAGATGGAAATGAAGACCCTGAGTGACCCTGTCCTGCTGCCCTCCCCTACCTGGGGGTTCTCTAAGCCAGACACAATGGCAGCACCCACCTTGGAATGTCACCACTGgcttcttactttcttctttggcCTCAGAACTCAGAGCAGCAGACAAGCTGAAGGAATAGGGGAGGGGAGCCTGAGAGTCAGAAGCCGAGGGCGCCAGTCCCAGAGAGTACAAGTGCTAGAACTACTACTGTGTGGTGAAGCAGGGGTGAGGGTACCTGAAGATGGCTATCTGCCCGTAATTGTTGCCAGCTGCCAGGAACTTCCCGCAGGGGGAGACACTCTGGGAAAAAATGGTCATGTGGAGCCGCTGCAGAGCCTGAAACACTTCCATCTGTGGGGAGAGACTGGATGAGGGCCACGTGGGATATCTAGGACTGGAGATTCTGACTCCCTCCTGCCTGCTCGGCTCTCCCACAGCCCAGATCTCACAGCCGGCCTTTGAGGTGCCCCACCAAGTGGGTGCCTGCCCGTATGGCCCAGGGGTTGGTCCAAGAACAGGGTGAGGAAGTGGGCAGGTGAGGCAAGACTTCTACCAGGACCCTGGCAAGAGCCCAGGCTGGCCCCCAAGGTTCAAGGTCATATGGAGCTCCCAGGGGACTTGGTCACAAGTGTCAGAGCTACTGCACCTAAAGCTTCGCAGACAACTGTCTCATACAAAGCGCTTAACACATGGCTCCGTTTCCCCAGAACAGAGAAACATACTGACTTCTAATCCCTACCCTCCCACTTTCATATTAGGTCCCTAAGATCCTACTGGGTTACCCTCCCGCTCCCGGGTCAGAGTCCGAGTCCCGCGCAAAACAGGGCTCAGGGCACAACTCCCTGCCTGCCCCTAACGAGCCGGGCATGGACTACAAACCCAGAAGGCGCCGCTCACCACGCCCGCCTCACCTGACCCAGAGGTACCGCGTGTGGCACAGCGCGCTCCATCTCGAGAACTACAAATCCCAGAGTGCTCAGCGCGAC
Coding sequences:
- the BICDL2 gene encoding BICD family-like cargo adapter 2, whose protein sequence is MSSPQGPSFLSGLLSGGASPSGNEGFFPFVLERRDSFLGGGPGPEEPEDLALQLQQKEKDVLLAAELGKMLLERNEELQRQLETLSTQHAEREERLQQENHELRQGLAARGAEWEARAVELEGDVEALRAQLGEQRSEQQDSGRERARALTELSEQNLRLSQQLAQASQTEQELQRELDGLRGQCQAQVLAGAELRMRLESLQGENQMLQSRRQDLEAQIRDLREEVEKGQGRLQATHEELLLLRREKREHSLELERARCEAGEALRALRGLQRRVSELEEESRLRDADLSGASLQSELAHSLDSGQDPKADARGAAPNTPSPEIQEAFSHQPSPQEESLEPPKKRASLRPGDILEEKEAEVAGLQDEVALQRAELQSLREELQRQKELRTHGDPDEALSGALSDRDEAVNKALELSLELGRVSLERDSLSRELLRTIRQKVALTQELEAWQDDMQVVIGQQLRSQRQKELSAAGAVPRRAAPRFSLRLGPGPAGGFLSNLFRRT
- the THOC6 gene encoding THO complex subunit 6 homolog; translated protein: MERAVPHAVPLGQMEVFQALQRLHMTIFSQSVSPCGKFLAAGNNYGQIAIFSLSAALSSEAKEESKKPVVTFQAHDGPVYSMVSTDRHLLSAGDGEVKAWLWAEILKKGCKELWRRQPPYRTSLEVPEINALLLVPKENSLILAGGDCQLHTMDLETGTFTRALRGHTDYVHCLALRERSPEVLSGGEDGAVRLWDLRTAKEVQTIEVYKHEECSRPHNGRWISCLATDSDWMVCGGGPALTLWHLRSSTPTTIFPIRVPQKHVTFYQDLILSAGQGRCVNQWQLSGELKAQVPGSSPGLLSLSLNQQPAAPECKVLTAAGNSSRVDVFTNLGYRAFSLSF